TCCAGATCATCGCCGCCGTCGTCTCAGATATCGCCCTGAAGACCTCTTCTCGCTCCTTCAGGGCGTCCATAATGCGGTTGCGCTCTACCGCCACCCGTACCTTATGGGAGAGATCTGTCAGCCATGCCGCAGGATCCCCGCCTTTCTCGACATAGAAATCGGCGCCGCTGTTGAGTGCCTCAATGGCGACTTTTTCATGCCCCTTGCCGGTGAAGAGGATGAAGGGAATGGTGCTGCCCTGTGCGCGGATCTCCCTGAGGAGCAGAACGCCGGTGGATTCGGCCATGTCATAATCTGCGACGATGGCATCATATCTCCCCCCGGCAAGCATCTGCAACGCCCCGGCGACTGTCCCGGCGGTATCGATGGTGAATGCATCATCCTCTTCGAGGAGAAGGCGGATGATATTGAGCATTTCTGGCTCGTCATCGACACAGAGCAGGGAGATCATGAAGGTTCACCTATCCTGCCCCCGGGCAGGATCGATCTATTGATGAGTATGTGCTGTTCCCTTCTTTTAATCTGTCGAATGTTTTCTGTGAGGGAAAAACAGCATTAATGGATTTATTTGATTTAAAATCTCCTTATTTTTGTTTTTCACTGCCTGGAGGGTTTTTTCCAAATCTCCCTCCCGGTATACAGACGTGGGTCGTAGTGGTGCCGACTCTGTCTGCGGCACGCCCTGCCGATGTTCGGAGGTGAAAAGCAGATGTCCACGCCCTGATCGACCGGCAATTCCGCCCTGACGGTTATCATGTCGGGGTAATGTGGGGGTCGCCGCCAGGCAGGCGGTGATGCACCTGTATGTCATCTCATTCCGCGCTATGCCGCGGATTTTGCCGATCCGCGGGGCGGGGTGCGCGGTGTGGTCCCGGACCGTCGTATCTGCTGAATGGTCGTTCATCCGGGATAAAAAAAGATATGGGGGTTCAGGAGATGGAAATGCTCCAGTTCCCTCGTGAATTGATATTGAGCAGATAGTTGCCAGCTTCGGGGATGGTTGAGGTGGCGTTGCCGCTGAACGGGCAGTGCTCATAGTGGAAGGGCTGGACATAGGTGTTGGTCGGGTCCATGATGATCGCGCCGGAGGTGTTGTAGAGCCAGACCCAGAAGACCTCGCCGCCGTCGCAGGATGCCGAAAAGGTGACATTGCCCTCCGGGAGATCGATCCAGGTGCTCACCGAATCGCCCGCACCGCTGAATGTGAAGGGGATCTCCTGTGCCCTCTCCTGCGGCGGTTCTGCGATACTGATGGTCCAGTCGCCGTCGGCGGTGACATTCACCTGATAGGTGCCGTTCTCCTCGGTGCCCACTGCCTGGACGCCCGAATAGGGGGCGGTGGCGTGGACGACCTGGTCATAGATCGTCTGGCCTGAGATCTCGACCACAAACGGTCCGCTCCCGTCGGCGGTCATATCGAAGAGGAGGAGTTCACCGATGAGGTCGACTGAGCGCGTGGCGTTTCCGGTCCCGCTCAGCACGCTCTCCGCCGCTGCCGGTGTGGTGGGGGTGGGGGTGAGCGTTGGTGTCTCTGTCCCGGTGTCGGGCGTGCTCCCCAGACATCCTGCCCCAAGAAGAAGGACGGCGAGGATGAGGGCTGTGGCAATCAGCATGTGTCGCATGGAGAATGATGAGATCGTCAGACGGATAAGCATGCTCCTCCCCGGGCCATTTCGAAGTCTCTATCTGTTGGTCCTTCCATCTCAGGATGAATGCAGATGAAGAGCGTGCCTGTGGATGATATCGAGATCGCCTATCAGGAGATCGGTGAGGGCGATCCCCTGGTGATGATCACCGGATCCTCGGCGACGATGGATATGTGGTCGCCCGCCCTGCTGGATGCCCTTTCCCGTCAGCGCCGCCTGATCCTGTTTGATAACCGGGGGATGGGCTTCACCACCACCTCAGACAGGGAGTTTTCCATCCCCCTGTTTGCTGAGGATACCGTCGGATTGATGGACGCCCTCGGTATCGAGCGGGCGGACATATTCGGGTGGTCGATGGGAGGATATATCGCTCAGGAACTGGTGCTCCACCACCCGGAGAGGGTGAACCGGATGGTGCTCTATGCCGCCAGTCCAGGCGGGGAGGCAGAAGTCCCGCCGTCTGATGCGGTGATCGCGGCCCTCGGGGACACATCCGGATCCCCGGAGGAGCAGGGGATGCGCCTATTGTCCCTGCTCTTTCCCCGCGAATGGATGGAGCAGAACCCCGATCCCTCGGCATATTTTCCATTCGTCACTGAAACAATGCTTCCAGAGAGCATCATACGCCAGAACCGTGCGTGCGAAACCTGGGAGGGTACAGCATCCCGTCTCTTTACCATACCGTCCCCTGTGCTCCTCATCACCGGCACCGGGGACGTGATCGTCCCGCCGGAAAACTCCTATATTCTCGGTGAGGGGATCACCGACTCGTGGATCGTCAAGGTGCCGGGCGGCGGTCACGGGCTGATGTACCAGGAACCACAAAAAATGGCCGAGATTGTGCAGTTCTTCCTCAGTTGCTGAGGTCGTACCCCTTTTTTTGGCGTCCCCTCCCTGATCCTCACGATCCCGAGGTGACCGTCGAGGCAGACTGACCGCTCTGTTTTTGGTGTGTCGGGGATATCCGGGATGGGGCGAATGGGTGTGGAGGTGGGGGACGACGTGAGGGCAGAGGGCGCCGGCAGGCGGGTGCTCATCCCCCTGCTGATGGTGAACTTCATCAACACCCTGGGGTTCAGCATCGTCATCCCCTTCCTGATCTTTCTGGTGGAGGGATATGGCGGCAACCCCTTCATCTACGGTCTGCTCGGTTCCACCTATCCGGCATGCCAGCTCCTGGGCGCTCCTGTGCTCGGGCGCTGGTCTGACCTCTACGGGCGGCGGCGGATCCTGCTGCTCAGCCAGTTCGGCACCGCCCTCTCCTGGTGCCTGTTTCTGGCATCTTTTTTTGTCCCGTTCACTATGCTGCTTGCTGTCGACTCGCCGGTGGCGGGTGCGTTCCTGCTGACCCTCCCCCTCGTGGTCTTGTTTGCGGCGCGGGCGCTCGACGGGATCACCGGCGGCAACGTCTCGGTGGCGAACGCCTATCTCGCCGACATCACCCCGGAACGGGAGCGGAGCAGGAATTTCGGCCGGATGTCGATCTCGACGAACCTCGGGTTTATCGTTGGACCGGCACTCGCCGGTGTGCTGGCCGCCGGGGTCTATGGCGAGATGGCCCCGGTGCTCGGGGCGCTCTTCATCTCGGTCGCCGGTCTGGTCGTCATCCTCCTCTGGCTGCCAGAATCTGGAAGGTGCGCTATCAGGAAGGGGGAGGGGCGGGGCGGGATCATGCGGGTGCTGGGGATGGAACCGGCGAGATGCAATGGTCCGGCCGACCTGAAGAAAACCCGGATCCGGGCGATCCTGAGTCTGCGGCATATCCCTTTCCTGATGCTCCTCTATTTTGTCCTCTTTCTCGGGTTCAATATCTACTACACCTCATTTGTGGTGTTTGCGGCAGGAGATCTCTCCTGGACGGCAGCGGAGATCGGGCTCTATTTCTCGGTTCTGAGCGTATTGATGGTCATCGTCCAGGGGCCGGTGCTCTCGTGGGCGTCCGGGCGATGGGCGGAGAGCACCCTGATCGTCCTCGGGTGCTGGGTGCTCGGGCTGAACTTCCTCCTCCTCCTCACCGAACACCTCGCCCTGATCTACCTTGCCGTCGTCTTTTTTGCGCTCGGGAACGGGCTGATGTGGCCTTCGTTCCTCGCCCTCCTCTCAAAGATCGCCGGCCCCGTCCATCAGGGGGCGGTGCAGGGTGCTGGCGGCAGCGCCGGCGGTCTGGCGAGTATCGTCGGGCTTATCTCTGGCGGTCTGCTCTATGGGGCGATCGGAAGCCGTACCTTCCTGATCGCTGCCGCGATTGTATTTGCTGCAGGCGCCCTCTCCTTCAGGCTCGTCGGGATCGGGCGTGAGTTCGAGGCCGGTTGAGACCCCCTCCCCGGATCAGTCCAGTCCCCTGAGGTGCCGGCAGAACCCCTCCTTCACCGGCCCATCGGCGGTGAGGGCGCAGGGGAACTCGGGGCATGCAAAACAGTAGCGTATTCCCTTCCGGTGGGCGCAGGTGGCGATGGCGCAACAGGGGTTCTCCTGTGGGATGCATCCCACCCCCGGGCGGGGGCAGGTGCCGTCCGTCATCTTCGGGCAGACCTCACAGGCGATGCCGCAGACACCGATCTTCATGCTATCTCTTCTGCATGGCCGGCGATAAACCCGGCGATCTCTTCTGAGGGGGTTTTGCCCCAACAGGCGGGGAGCGGGAGGCCCAGATTGATGTATTCGATGCTCCGTCTGCTCAGGTATCACCATCGGCAGACGATCGAGACTGATCGATGGATGTAAACCGATCCCTGAGAAACATCGATCGAGACGGACCATGCACTACAGGAGCATACCACGCACCGGCGAATCGGTACCCGCCCTCGGGATGGGCGCCATGCGCCTGCCGCAGACCCCTGAGGGTTCTGTTGACGAACGGGCGGCGGTCGCCCTGATCCGGGCAGCGATCGACGGCGGTGCGTCCTATATCGATACGGCGGTGTCCTATCACCACGGCGAGAGCGAGGCGGTCGTCGGCCGCGCCCTCCAGGACGGATACCGGGAACAGGCATTTCTGGCCACAAAACTCCCGGTCAGGCGGGTGCACTCGAGGGAGGATATGGAGCGCTCCCTGGACGAATCCCTCCGGCGCCTTGGGACCGATCACCTCGATGCCTATCTCCTCCATTCCCTGACGCGCTCGGGATGGAACCGCCTCTGGGACGAGGAGGTCGATCTCTTCCTTGACGAGGCGAAGGCCGACGGGCGGATCCGCTATGCGGGTTTCTCATTTCATGACGCCTTCCCGGCATTCCGGGAGATCGTCGATGCCTATGCCTGGGACCTCTGCCAGATCCAGTACAGCTACCTGGACGGCACCTATCAGGCAGGCACCGCGGGACTCAGGTATGCCGCTGAACGGGACCTCGCCGTGGTGGTGATGGAACCGTTGCGGGGCGGGATGCTGACGTCGCCCCCTGATGAGATCCGGGCGATCTTCGATGAATCTGGAGTCTGCCGGACTCCCGCTGCATGGGGGCTTGCATGGGTGCTCGACCATCCGGAGGTGACGACTGTGCTTTCCGGAATGAACCGCCCCGAACACCTGGCAGAAAATCTGGAGACCGCCGCCCTGGCGACCCCGGGATCCCTCTCGGCGGAGGAGCGTGCGGTCGTCGCCCGCGTGAAAGGGCAGTGGCGGGAGCGCATCCGCGTCCCCTGCACTGCCTGCTGCTACTGCATGCCCTGCCCGGCCGGCGTGAACATCCCTGAATGCCTGGCCCGCCTGAACGAGATCGCCCTTTTTGGCGATGAGGAGCATGCCCGGTTCTTCTACCGCCACCAGCTCGGCGAGACCGGGTATGCCTCGCTCTGTGCGGAGTGCGGCGCTTGCGAGCAGATCTGTCCGCAGGAGATCCCGGTGATCGATCACCTCCGGGAGGTGGCCGCCCTCTTCGGGCGGTGAGGCAAGATATATGAACGCACTGTACGTATCAGGGCGCTGGAGATGATGAGATGAAGGTGGTCGCATTCAACGGGAGCCCCAGGAAGGACGGGAACACCGCCCGTCTCCTCAGGGCCGTGCTCGCAGAACTCGAAAAAGAAGGCATCGAGACTGAGATCGTCCATATTGGTGGGAGGAGCATCCACGGCTGCACCGCCTGCATGAAGTGTTTCGAGAACAAGGACAGAAAGTGCATCATCGATAAAGACATCGTGAATGAGTGCATCGGGAAGATGGCGGAGGCCGACGGCTTCGTCATCGGATCACCGACCTACTTTGCGGATGTCAACACCGAGACCAAGGCCCTCATCGACCGTGCCGGTTTTGTGGCCATCGCCAACGACGGGATGTTCGCCAGAAAGGCGGGCGCCGCCGTCGTCGCCGTCCGCCGCGCCGGTGCCGTCCACGCCTTCGACACTATCAACCACCTCTTCGGCATATCGAATATGTTCACGGTCGGGTCCTCCTACTGGAACCTCGGGCTCGGACTGGCGCCGGGCGATGTGGAGAAGGACGAGGAGGGACTGCAGACGATGCAGAACCTCGGACAGAACATGGCCTGGCTTTTGAAGCGGATCCGGGAATAACCGGAGGGGTCCGGAACCCGGCGTCGTCGGGACGCAATAAAAAGATGCAGGGGGCGGTCTTTACCCCTCGACCGGGTACTGGATCTCGGTCATCAGGTCCCCTGCTGTGGTCTCTGCCGGGTCGTTGAGGTAGACCTCGCGCTCAGGACCGCCGCCACCTCGTCCAGGGAGAACCCGAGGGTCGCAAGGCTTCGGATCCTGACGGCCCGGTCGATCTGTGCGATTGCATGGTAGCGGTAGCCGGAGCAGAGGTTTTTTGTTGCCGGCACAAGGAGACCCTTGCGGTCAATAGCAATGCAATGCCTTCTTTGACAACCGGGTCAGGTGCGAGAACGTCCCGATCGGGATCTGATCGACTGGCATGGTAGGATCAATGATGGAAGGCGGCGATACATAGTGCCTGGTTCTCTCCCCCCGG
The sequence above is drawn from the Methanofollis fontis genome and encodes:
- a CDS encoding flavodoxin family protein; translation: MKVVAFNGSPRKDGNTARLLRAVLAELEKEGIETEIVHIGGRSIHGCTACMKCFENKDRKCIIDKDIVNECIGKMAEADGFVIGSPTYFADVNTETKALIDRAGFVAIANDGMFARKAGAAVVAVRRAGAVHAFDTINHLFGISNMFTVGSSYWNLGLGLAPGDVEKDEEGLQTMQNLGQNMAWLLKRIRE
- a CDS encoding alpha/beta fold hydrolase encodes the protein MQMKSVPVDDIEIAYQEIGEGDPLVMITGSSATMDMWSPALLDALSRQRRLILFDNRGMGFTTTSDREFSIPLFAEDTVGLMDALGIERADIFGWSMGGYIAQELVLHHPERVNRMVLYAASPGGEAEVPPSDAVIAALGDTSGSPEEQGMRLLSLLFPREWMEQNPDPSAYFPFVTETMLPESIIRQNRACETWEGTASRLFTIPSPVLLITGTGDVIVPPENSYILGEGITDSWIVKVPGGGHGLMYQEPQKMAEIVQFFLSC
- a CDS encoding DUF3795 domain-containing protein, with the translated sequence MKIGVCGIACEVCPKMTDGTCPRPGVGCIPQENPCCAIATCAHRKGIRYCFACPEFPCALTADGPVKEGFCRHLRGLD
- a CDS encoding MFS transporter, with translation MGRMGVEVGDDVRAEGAGRRVLIPLLMVNFINTLGFSIVIPFLIFLVEGYGGNPFIYGLLGSTYPACQLLGAPVLGRWSDLYGRRRILLLSQFGTALSWCLFLASFFVPFTMLLAVDSPVAGAFLLTLPLVVLFAARALDGITGGNVSVANAYLADITPERERSRNFGRMSISTNLGFIVGPALAGVLAAGVYGEMAPVLGALFISVAGLVVILLWLPESGRCAIRKGEGRGGIMRVLGMEPARCNGPADLKKTRIRAILSLRHIPFLMLLYFVLFLGFNIYYTSFVVFAAGDLSWTAAEIGLYFSVLSVLMVIVQGPVLSWASGRWAESTLIVLGCWVLGLNFLLLLTEHLALIYLAVVFFALGNGLMWPSFLALLSKIAGPVHQGAVQGAGGSAGGLASIVGLISGGLLYGAIGSRTFLIAAAIVFAAGALSFRLVGIGREFEAG
- a CDS encoding aldo/keto reductase, with product MHYRSIPRTGESVPALGMGAMRLPQTPEGSVDERAAVALIRAAIDGGASYIDTAVSYHHGESEAVVGRALQDGYREQAFLATKLPVRRVHSREDMERSLDESLRRLGTDHLDAYLLHSLTRSGWNRLWDEEVDLFLDEAKADGRIRYAGFSFHDAFPAFREIVDAYAWDLCQIQYSYLDGTYQAGTAGLRYAAERDLAVVVMEPLRGGMLTSPPDEIRAIFDESGVCRTPAAWGLAWVLDHPEVTTVLSGMNRPEHLAENLETAALATPGSLSAEERAVVARVKGQWRERIRVPCTACCYCMPCPAGVNIPECLARLNEIALFGDEEHARFFYRHQLGETGYASLCAECGACEQICPQEIPVIDHLREVAALFGR
- a CDS encoding MerR family transcriptional regulator, producing MPATKNLCSGYRYHAIAQIDRAVRIRSLATLGFSLDEVAAVLSARSTSTTRQRPQQGT